One segment of Massilia sp. Se16.2.3 DNA contains the following:
- a CDS encoding GNAT family N-acetyltransferase, producing the protein MISLRKAMPGEIAALWDLRTRAVAHGCAGHYTPEVLGVWLAAPAPASLADRIALGQAMAAVEDGALLGYAVLDTREGEVDAVFVDPDAQGRGVGLSLLASVEAAARTTGLTRLFLSASLNAVPFYRCAGFIAVREELYPHRSGIGIPSVYMEKQLS; encoded by the coding sequence ATGATCAGCTTGCGCAAGGCCATGCCCGGCGAGATCGCGGCGCTGTGGGACCTGCGTACGCGCGCCGTCGCGCATGGGTGCGCCGGGCATTACACGCCCGAGGTACTGGGTGTCTGGCTGGCCGCGCCTGCGCCGGCGAGCCTGGCCGATCGCATCGCACTGGGACAAGCCATGGCCGCCGTCGAGGACGGCGCCCTCCTCGGCTATGCCGTGCTCGATACGCGCGAGGGCGAAGTCGATGCCGTGTTCGTCGACCCGGACGCGCAGGGTCGCGGCGTCGGTCTGAGCCTGCTTGCGTCGGTCGAGGCGGCCGCGCGCACCACGGGCCTGACGCGTCTGTTCCTCTCGGCTTCGCTCAACGCCGTGCCCTTCTACCGGTGCGCAGGTTTCATCGCCGTGCGCGAAGAGCTGTACCCGCATCGTTCGGGTATCGGCATCCCGTCGGTCTACATGGAAAAACAGCTGTCCTGA
- a CDS encoding Zn-dependent hydrolase codes for MSSTLRINGQRLWQSLMELAQIGATEKGGVKRLALTDLDRQGRDLVVRWAREAGMSVTVDRIGNVFMRRPGRNNALAPIVTGSHVDTQPTGGKFDGNYGVLAGLEVVRTLNDHGIGTEAPIEVAFWTNEEGSRFVPVMMGSGVFCGAFSLETAYAARDVEGKSVREELERIGYLGDEEPGQHPIGAYFEAHIEQGPVLEDADKVIGVVPAVMGLSWYDCVVTGMEAHAGPTPMGLRRDALQVAATIMQEVVAIANRYPPYGRGTVGMVQVFPNSRNVIPGQVKFSIDLRNVNDELLNTMHEEMLAFIAQTRAQSKLGIDIERVSYYPPCPFHPDCVNAVRAATDKLGYSTMDVVSGAGHDAIYTARVAPSGMIFVPCKDGISHNEIEDARPDHLEAGCNVLLHAMLERARAAG; via the coding sequence ATGTCCAGCACCCTGCGCATCAACGGCCAACGCCTGTGGCAATCCCTGATGGAACTGGCGCAGATCGGCGCCACCGAGAAGGGCGGCGTCAAGCGCCTCGCCCTCACCGACCTCGACCGCCAGGGCCGCGACCTGGTCGTGCGCTGGGCCCGCGAAGCCGGCATGTCGGTCACGGTCGACAGGATCGGCAATGTCTTCATGCGCCGCCCCGGCCGCAACAACGCTTTGGCCCCGATCGTCACCGGCAGCCACGTCGACACCCAGCCGACCGGCGGCAAGTTCGACGGCAACTATGGCGTGCTCGCCGGCCTGGAAGTGGTGCGTACCCTCAACGACCATGGCATCGGGACCGAGGCGCCGATCGAGGTCGCGTTCTGGACCAACGAGGAAGGTTCGCGCTTCGTCCCGGTGATGATGGGTTCCGGCGTGTTCTGCGGCGCCTTCAGCCTGGAGACGGCCTATGCCGCCAGGGATGTCGAGGGCAAGAGCGTGCGCGAGGAACTGGAGCGCATCGGCTACCTGGGCGACGAGGAACCCGGCCAGCATCCGATCGGCGCCTATTTCGAAGCCCACATCGAGCAGGGCCCGGTACTGGAAGATGCCGACAAGGTGATCGGCGTCGTGCCGGCCGTGATGGGCCTGTCCTGGTACGACTGCGTGGTGACCGGCATGGAAGCGCATGCCGGCCCGACCCCGATGGGCCTGCGCCGCGACGCCTTGCAGGTCGCCGCCACCATCATGCAGGAGGTGGTGGCGATCGCCAACCGCTACCCGCCCTACGGCCGCGGGACGGTCGGCATGGTGCAGGTATTCCCGAACAGCCGCAACGTCATTCCCGGCCAGGTCAAGTTCAGCATCGACCTGCGCAACGTGAACGACGAGCTGCTGAACACGATGCACGAGGAGATGCTCGCCTTCATCGCGCAAACGCGGGCGCAGTCGAAGCTGGGCATCGACATCGAGCGGGTTTCCTACTACCCGCCATGCCCCTTCCATCCGGACTGCGTGAACGCCGTGCGCGCCGCCACCGACAAGCTGGGCTACTCGACGATGGACGTTGTCTCCGGCGCCGGCCACGACGCCATCTACACGGCGCGCGTGGCACCATCGGGTATGATCTTCGTGCCCTGCAAGGATGGGATCAGCCATAACGAGATCGAGGATGCGCGTCCGGATCACCTGGAAGCGGGCTGCAACGTGCTGCTGCATGCGATGCTGGAACGGGCGCGGGCGGCAGGCTGA
- a CDS encoding LysR substrate-binding domain-containing protein gives MAALPQHLDIHLIRILYLLLVEKNVSRVALKLNQPQPSISASLRKLRELTGDPLLVRGARGMVPTQHGESLLKPAKRILDETENLFVKKSPFVPEEAARTFHIAAPDYLDTQFLPNVVAAVRRGSPNSRVAIHGMGPGSDYLRMLSDGEMDLVIANWDEPPAHLHISKLFEDPIVCTMRADSPYAKRTAFDAMTIEDYLALPHVAPSQTLPGYHGVIDSFLARQGMQRKIAVESPYFGLIPYMLTQTDLVLTTGRQFMRFYEKALPLKTFDMPLKFPPMRFYQLWHQRVHQSPEHKWLRDQVSQAARALQPK, from the coding sequence ATGGCCGCCCTGCCCCAGCACCTCGATATCCACCTGATTCGCATCCTCTACCTGCTGCTGGTGGAGAAGAACGTCTCGCGCGTGGCGCTGAAATTGAACCAGCCGCAGCCCTCGATTTCCGCCTCGCTGCGCAAATTGCGCGAACTGACTGGCGACCCGCTGCTGGTGCGCGGCGCCCGCGGCATGGTCCCGACCCAGCATGGCGAAAGCCTGCTCAAACCCGCCAAGCGCATCCTCGACGAAACCGAAAACCTGTTCGTCAAGAAGTCGCCTTTCGTGCCCGAGGAAGCGGCGCGCACCTTCCACATTGCCGCGCCCGACTACCTCGACACCCAGTTCCTGCCGAATGTCGTGGCCGCGGTGCGCCGCGGTTCGCCCAACAGCCGCGTCGCCATCCACGGCATGGGTCCGGGCTCGGACTACCTGCGCATGCTGTCGGACGGCGAGATGGACCTGGTGATCGCCAACTGGGACGAGCCGCCGGCGCACCTGCACATCTCGAAGCTGTTCGAAGACCCCATCGTCTGCACCATGCGTGCCGACAGCCCGTATGCGAAGCGCACCGCCTTTGACGCGATGACGATCGAGGATTACCTGGCCCTGCCGCACGTGGCGCCTTCGCAGACCCTGCCAGGCTACCACGGCGTGATCGACTCCTTCCTCGCGCGCCAGGGAATGCAGCGCAAGATCGCGGTGGAGTCGCCCTACTTCGGCCTGATCCCCTACATGCTGACCCAGACCGACCTGGTACTCACCACCGGCCGCCAGTTCATGCGCTTTTATGAGAAGGCGCTGCCGCTGAAAACCTTCGACATGCCGCTGAAATTCCCGCCCATGCGCTTCTACCAATTGTGGCACCAGCGCGTGCACCAGTCGCCCGAGCACAAATGGCTGCGCGACCAGGTGAGCCAGGCCGCACGGGCATTGCAACCGAAGTAA
- the hydA gene encoding dihydropyrimidinase: MTTIIRGGTIVNADRAFRGDVLCSNDRIVAVGENLDAPADATVVDAGGQYVMPGGIDTHTHMQLPFMGTVTADDFFTGTAAGLAGGTTTIMDFVIPDPKQSLLEAYHTWRGWARKAAGDYTFHVAVTWWDESVHAEMGTLVREHGVNSFKHFMAYKNAIMADDETLVKSFRRALELGAIPTVHAENGELVYQLQRELLARGITGARAHPLSRPPEVEAEAANRAIAIANVLGTPVYIVHVSCAESLEAITRARAKGQRVYGEALAGHLVIDDSVYASEDEDFARGHVMSPPFRSAHHQASLWQGLRGGNLHTTATDHCTFCAEQKAAGKDDFTRIPNGCGGVEERMAIVWDAGVNSGTLTPSEFVRVTSTNAAQIFNMYPRKGVIDVGADADIVVWDPNGSRTISSKTQFAKGGFNVFEGRTVRGIPTHTIAAGKLVFERGDLRAEEGAGRHIDRPAFGTTQA, from the coding sequence ATGACGACGATCATCCGTGGCGGCACCATCGTGAACGCCGACCGCGCCTTCCGCGGCGACGTGCTCTGTTCAAACGACAGGATCGTCGCCGTCGGCGAGAACCTGGACGCGCCGGCCGACGCCACCGTCGTCGACGCCGGCGGGCAGTACGTGATGCCGGGCGGGATCGACACCCATACCCACATGCAGCTGCCCTTCATGGGCACGGTCACCGCGGACGACTTCTTCACCGGCACCGCGGCGGGCCTGGCAGGCGGCACCACGACCATCATGGATTTCGTCATCCCCGACCCGAAGCAGTCGCTGCTGGAGGCTTACCACACCTGGCGAGGCTGGGCGCGCAAGGCGGCCGGCGATTACACCTTCCACGTCGCCGTCACCTGGTGGGACGAGTCGGTGCACGCCGAGATGGGCACGCTCGTGCGCGAGCACGGCGTCAACAGCTTCAAGCACTTCATGGCCTATAAAAACGCCATCATGGCCGACGATGAAACCCTGGTGAAGAGTTTCCGGCGCGCGCTTGAACTTGGTGCGATCCCGACCGTCCACGCCGAGAACGGCGAGCTGGTCTACCAGTTGCAGCGCGAGCTGCTGGCCAGGGGCATCACCGGCGCACGCGCGCATCCGCTGTCGCGCCCCCCGGAAGTGGAGGCGGAAGCGGCCAACCGCGCCATTGCAATTGCGAACGTGCTCGGCACGCCCGTCTACATCGTCCACGTGTCCTGCGCCGAATCGCTCGAGGCTATCACCCGCGCGCGTGCGAAGGGGCAACGCGTCTACGGCGAGGCACTCGCCGGCCACCTCGTCATCGACGACAGCGTGTATGCCAGCGAAGACGAGGATTTCGCCCGTGGCCACGTGATGAGTCCGCCGTTTCGCAGCGCTCACCACCAGGCCTCCTTGTGGCAGGGTCTGCGCGGCGGCAACCTGCACACGACCGCTACCGACCACTGCACCTTCTGCGCCGAGCAGAAGGCGGCCGGCAAGGACGATTTCACCCGCATCCCGAATGGCTGCGGCGGCGTCGAAGAACGCATGGCCATCGTGTGGGACGCAGGCGTCAACAGCGGCACCCTGACGCCGTCCGAATTCGTGCGCGTGACGTCCACCAACGCTGCCCAGATCTTCAACATGTACCCGAGGAAGGGCGTGATCGACGTCGGCGCGGACGCCGACATCGTGGTCTGGGACCCGAACGGCTCGCGTACCATTTCCAGCAAGACCCAGTTCGCGAAAGGCGGCTTCAACGTGTTCGAGGGACGCACGGTACGCGGCATTCCCACCCACACGATCGCCGCCGGCAAGCTCGTGTTCGAGCGCGGCGACCTGCGCGCCGAGGAGGGCGCCGGCCGCCACATCGACCGTCCCGCTTTCGGCACGACGCAGGCATGA